In Myxococcus xanthus, the genomic window GAGCTCCCAGGCAGGAGAGCGGCGCACCCGCGCCGGGCGCGGCCGTCTCGGAGGTGCCCGGGCGCCCGGACGACGAGGCTCTGGCGGGGGGCGGCACCACGGTGTTTGACGTCTCGCACAATGCCTATGGCCGCGCGCTGGGAAACCTGGCGCCCACGCGCTGGTACCAGATGCGCGAAGGCAAGGTGTTGTTCATGCGGGACTGGGCCGCGCATGAAGAAGGGCTGGCGGGCCCGCTGACGAACGCCGCCGGGTGTGGTTCGTGTCACTTCAAGGATGGCCGGGGCCGCCCGCTGCCCGAGATGGGGCCGGAGGCGCCGCTGCTCGTCCGGTTGAGCGTGCCCGCGAAGGACGCGCCCGCGGGGCATCACGAACCCGTCTACGGCGTGCAGCTCAATGACCGTGGGACCGCGGATGTCCCGGCCGAGGGCACGGTCCAGGTCACCTATACGGACGTGAAGGGGACGTACGCGGACGGGACGCCGTACACGCTGCGTCAGCCGCGCTACCGCATCAATCAACTGGGCTATGGGAAGCTGGCTCCCGAAGTGATGCTCTCGCCGCGCATCCCCTCCCAGCTCTTCGGCCTGGGGCTGCTGGCGGCCATCCCGGATGAAGCCATCCACGCCCTGGCGGACGCGGATGACCGTGATGGGGACGGCGTCTCCGGCCGTCCGAACCGCGTGGTCAGCGTCCACTCCGGCAAGGTGGAGCTGGGCCGCTTCGGGTGGAAGGCCAATCAGCCCACGCTGGAGCAACAGGTCGCCAGCGCCTTCTCCGAGGACCTGGGACTGACGTCACCGCTCTATCCGGAGAGCAACTGCACGGCGAAGCAGGAAGGCTGCATGACGCGAGTGGCCGCCAAGGGCCCCGCGTTGTCGCGCCACGTCCTGGAGCGGACGACGCTGTACCTGCGGCTCATCGGCGTGCCCGCGCGGCGCGACGTGTTGGAGCCCACCGTGATGAAGGGACAGACCCTCTTCCAGAAGACGGGCTGCGCGGCGTGCCACCAGCGGGAGTTCATCACGGGCACGGTCGAGGATGTCCCGGAGCTGTCCAACCAACGCATCCGTCCGTACACGGACCTGCTGCTTCACGACATGGGGCCGGAGCTGGCGGACGGCCGCCCTGACGGAGAAGCGACCGGCACCGAGTGGAGGACGCCGCCCTTGTGGGGACTGGGGTTGCTGGAGACGGTGAACCGTCAGGTGCGGATGCTCCACGACGGGCGCGCGCGCAGCTTCGAGGAGGCCATCCTGTGGCACGGGGGCGAAGGCGCTCGTGCCCGCGAGCGCTTCAAGGCCTTGAGCAAGGCGGAGCGTGAGGCATTGGTGGCCTTCCTGCGCTCGCTCTGAACGCGAGCGCAGGGGCGCCGCCGTCAACTGTTGGCCATGGCGGTGCGGAGGCTGTCCAGGATGTAGTACCGGAGCTCCTCGCTCGTCATCTCAGGCGTCTCCTTCAACTTCTTTTCGGCGAACTTCTTCCATTCGTGCAGCTCGTTGGGCGTCGGCTCGCTCGACGGCTGCGAGGGCCCGGCCTGGTTGAGGTAGATGAGCCAGCCGTAGGCCGCCCGGATGTGGTCTTCGATGCGATTGCTGGCGGGAGCGTCCGTCCCCATCTTCTCGTCGCGCATCGCGTCCTGGATGGCGAACTTGAGCTCCTCCGGGGAGATGTCCTTGTTCTCCTTCTTCTTCTCGTTGGCGAAGGCGCGCCAGCGCTGCATCTCCTCGGGCGTGGCGTCGCGCTCCTGCCCCTCGTAGCAGAAGGACACCCACTTGACGGCGTCCTGGATGAACTGGTCGATGTTGGTGCTGCCCGTGCCGTCCATGCCCGTCGCCTTCACGCGGATGGCGTCCTGGATGGCGAACTTGAGCGCCTCCGGCGTGATGTCCGGGTTCGCCTTCTGGTGCTTCCGGGCGAAGTCGCGCCAGTGCGCCAGTTCCCCGGCGGTGGGCTTGCGCTCCTGGCCCTCGTAGCACTGGGTGACCCACTTGACGCCGTCCTCGATGAACCTGTCGATGTTCAGCGGCGTCGCCTCACCGGTCCCCGTCATCTTCGCGCGAATGGCGTCGGTGATGGCGTACTTGAGGTGCTCCGGCGAGATTTCCGGGTCCTTCTTCAACTGCTCCTGGGCGAAGGCGCGCCACTCCTTCAGCTCCGCGGGCGTGGCCTCGCGCTCCTTGTCCTCGTAGCACTGGGTGACCCACTTGACGGCGTCCTGGATGAACTTGTCGATGTTCTCCGGCGTCACCGCGTCCGTTCCCGTCACCTTCGCCCGGACGGCGTCGATGATGGCGTACTTGAGCTCCTCCGGGGTCGTCTTTGGATTCTTGCTCATCAGGTCGGCGGCGAAGGCGCGCCAGTGCTGCATGTCCGCCTCCGTGGGAGGGGGCGCCTTTTCGTCGTAGCACTGGTTGACCCACGCGATGGCCTCGGAGATGAACCTGTCAGTGTTCGCCGGCGAATGGGCGTCCAGTCCGTCCCGCTCCAATCGCAGCTTGTCTTGGATGGCGAAGCGGACCTCCTCGGCGGTGATTTCGGGGTTCTTGTTGCGGAGCTCCCGTGCGAAGTCCATCCACTTGGAGCGCTCGGGCCCGCTCGGCCAGCGCTCGCCTTGGAAGACCTCTCGGAAAGCCTTGTCAATGCAGGCCGCCAGGCGCTCATCCCTGAGCGGGCCCAGGGCGGAGGGGAGAATCTCCTTGCCGAAGGGGGGCTGCGGGGTGCCCGAAGTCCCCGGGGCCTGCGTGGCGAAGGTGCTCGCGGGGGCT contains:
- a CDS encoding di-heme oxidoreductase family protein; translated protein: MKASWWLTALLLTAGAPRQESGAPAPGAAVSEVPGRPDDEALAGGGTTVFDVSHNAYGRALGNLAPTRWYQMREGKVLFMRDWAAHEEGLAGPLTNAAGCGSCHFKDGRGRPLPEMGPEAPLLVRLSVPAKDAPAGHHEPVYGVQLNDRGTADVPAEGTVQVTYTDVKGTYADGTPYTLRQPRYRINQLGYGKLAPEVMLSPRIPSQLFGLGLLAAIPDEAIHALADADDRDGDGVSGRPNRVVSVHSGKVELGRFGWKANQPTLEQQVASAFSEDLGLTSPLYPESNCTAKQEGCMTRVAAKGPALSRHVLERTTLYLRLIGVPARRDVLEPTVMKGQTLFQKTGCAACHQREFITGTVEDVPELSNQRIRPYTDLLLHDMGPELADGRPDGEATGTEWRTPPLWGLGLLETVNRQVRMLHDGRARSFEEAILWHGGEGARARERFKALSKAEREALVAFLRSL